A single Curtobacterium sp. MCJR17_020 DNA region contains:
- a CDS encoding carbohydrate ABC transporter permease, which yields MVDQRLTPAAPRGRHPGRTRRWVIGSIAIVVSFVVFLVPFVFVLLQAMKNPAEANQLGFSLPTEWQLWQNLQAVFGSGDGVIVRAFLNSAVLTVGSVIVMVVFSAMVGYVLQRRPSKWNGVINFFVLAGLIVPPAIVPTIWVLQGLNLFKTMGGMILIEATFGLSFCILLFRAFVATIPKELDEAAVLDGAGPIRLFFGVVLPLLKPVIITVVLVQSVTVFNDFTNPLYFLPGSENATVQQTLYSFQSQSVSQLNLLFTDVLLITIPPLILYVFFNRQIVAGMTSGAVKG from the coding sequence ATCGTCGACCAGCGGCTGACCCCGGCCGCTCCCCGCGGACGCCACCCGGGCCGGACCCGCCGGTGGGTCATCGGCTCGATCGCCATCGTCGTCAGCTTCGTGGTGTTCCTGGTGCCGTTCGTCTTCGTCCTGCTGCAGGCCATGAAGAACCCGGCCGAGGCGAACCAGCTCGGCTTCAGCCTGCCGACCGAGTGGCAGCTCTGGCAGAACCTGCAGGCCGTGTTCGGATCCGGTGACGGCGTGATCGTCCGCGCGTTCCTGAACAGTGCGGTCCTGACCGTGGGCAGCGTGATCGTGATGGTCGTGTTCTCCGCGATGGTCGGGTACGTGCTGCAGCGTCGTCCGAGCAAGTGGAACGGCGTGATCAACTTCTTCGTCCTGGCGGGCCTCATCGTCCCGCCCGCGATCGTCCCGACGATCTGGGTGCTCCAGGGGCTCAACCTGTTCAAGACCATGGGCGGGATGATCCTCATCGAGGCGACCTTCGGCCTGTCGTTCTGCATCCTGCTCTTCCGGGCGTTCGTGGCGACGATCCCGAAGGAGCTCGACGAGGCAGCCGTCCTCGACGGCGCCGGACCGATCCGTCTGTTCTTCGGCGTCGTGCTGCCGCTGCTCAAGCCGGTCATCATCACGGTCGTGCTCGTGCAGTCCGTCACGGTGTTCAACGACTTCACGAACCCGCTGTACTTCCTGCCGGGGTCCGAGAACGCCACGGTGCAGCAGACGCTCTACTCGTTCCAGAGCCAGTCGGTCAGCCAGCTCAACCTGCTGTTCACCGACGTCCTGCTCATCACGATCCCGCCGCTGATCCTCTACGTCTTCTTCAACCGCCAGATCGTCGCCGGCATGACCAGCGGCGCCGTCAAGGGCTGA
- a CDS encoding alpha-L-rhamnosidase gives MTAWTAPFITSDADLGSAPILRREFALDDGHGAVTGATLDVSALGVVEAWLGGERVSDHLLEPGWTSYEWRIRVVSHDVTAHLTGTGSGEAAVLALVLGKGWAAGRLAWGGGGGWYADEPAGFAELRITFADGHEQLVATDTDWQALSSAITADQLYDGEDIDARLRDGSFLTPGEVTTPSVDGHEGRTSAVRTVDIGERELVADTVPPVRPLAEIAPIEVWTSPSGATLIDFGVNLVGWLRLTASGPAGTVLTLKHAEVLEHDELGTRPLRTAKATDHFTLSGGEDRFEPRFTFHGFRYAQVDGWTGTLDELRSAVTAVQVGSDLTRTGTFESSHELLNTFHDNVIRGMQGNFLSVPTDCPQRDERLGWTGDIAAFAPTASYLFDTRAFLGDWLRDVWLEQQHADGVIPFVVPDVLKYSPAEDFGTPDATAIWSDAGVWVPWTLYQAYGDTAVLEEQLDSMTAHLRRIKGHLSPEGLWDTVFQFGDWLDPDAPPEDAAKAKADPGVVATACAYRSATLVAQAARLTGHEAEATEAEELATGLQAAFRQHYVTDGRIRSDCTTVYALAIVFGILDEDDERRAGDRLAELAEQSGYRISTGFAGTPFITDALTQTGHLDDAYRLLLQTECPSWLYPVTMGATTVWERWDSMLPDGTINPGEMTSFNHYALGAVADWMHRVVGGLSALEPGYASVLIAPQPGGGLTWASTSLDSVHGHIAVRWELVDGELLVRAQVPEGVTAVVRLPGVAEQRLGAGSHELRAPAAVPAA, from the coding sequence ATGACCGCCTGGACCGCACCGTTCATCACGAGCGACGCCGACCTCGGGAGCGCACCGATCCTGCGCCGTGAGTTCGCCCTCGACGACGGCCACGGCGCCGTCACCGGAGCGACCCTCGACGTCAGCGCCCTCGGCGTCGTCGAGGCGTGGCTCGGTGGCGAACGCGTCTCCGACCACCTGCTCGAACCGGGGTGGACGAGCTACGAGTGGCGCATCCGCGTCGTCTCGCACGACGTCACGGCGCACCTGACCGGCACCGGCTCGGGCGAGGCGGCAGTCCTCGCACTCGTCCTCGGCAAGGGCTGGGCCGCCGGGCGCCTCGCGTGGGGTGGTGGCGGCGGCTGGTACGCCGACGAGCCCGCTGGGTTCGCCGAGCTCCGCATCACGTTCGCCGACGGCCACGAACAGCTCGTCGCCACCGACACGGACTGGCAGGCCCTGTCCAGCGCGATCACCGCCGACCAGCTGTACGACGGCGAGGACATCGACGCCCGGCTCCGCGACGGCTCCTTCCTGACGCCCGGCGAGGTCACCACGCCGAGCGTCGACGGCCACGAGGGACGCACCAGCGCCGTGCGCACCGTCGACATCGGCGAGCGCGAACTCGTCGCCGACACCGTGCCGCCGGTCCGACCCCTCGCCGAGATCGCCCCCATCGAGGTCTGGACGAGCCCGTCCGGCGCGACGCTGATCGACTTCGGCGTGAACCTGGTCGGCTGGCTCCGCCTGACCGCGAGCGGACCGGCCGGCACCGTCCTGACCCTGAAGCACGCCGAGGTGCTCGAACACGACGAGCTCGGCACCCGCCCACTGCGTACCGCGAAGGCGACGGACCACTTCACCCTGAGCGGCGGCGAGGACCGCTTCGAGCCCCGCTTCACCTTCCACGGCTTCCGTTACGCCCAGGTCGACGGGTGGACCGGCACGCTCGACGAACTCCGATCGGCCGTCACCGCGGTGCAGGTCGGCTCCGACCTGACCCGGACGGGCACGTTCGAGTCCAGCCACGAGCTGCTCAACACGTTCCACGACAACGTCATCCGGGGCATGCAGGGCAACTTCCTGAGCGTCCCGACCGACTGCCCGCAGCGCGACGAGCGCCTCGGGTGGACGGGCGACATCGCGGCGTTCGCGCCGACGGCGTCCTACCTGTTCGACACCCGCGCCTTCCTGGGCGACTGGCTCCGCGACGTGTGGCTCGAGCAGCAGCACGCCGACGGTGTCATCCCGTTCGTGGTGCCGGACGTGCTCAAGTACTCCCCCGCCGAGGACTTCGGCACCCCCGACGCCACAGCCATCTGGTCGGACGCCGGCGTCTGGGTGCCGTGGACCCTGTACCAGGCGTACGGCGACACCGCGGTGCTCGAGGAGCAGCTCGACTCGATGACGGCGCACCTCCGCCGCATCAAGGGCCATCTGTCACCCGAGGGCCTGTGGGACACCGTCTTCCAGTTCGGCGACTGGCTCGACCCGGACGCCCCGCCGGAGGACGCCGCCAAGGCGAAGGCCGACCCGGGCGTCGTGGCGACGGCGTGCGCGTACCGCAGCGCGACCCTGGTGGCGCAGGCGGCGCGGTTGACGGGCCACGAGGCGGAGGCGACGGAAGCCGAGGAGCTCGCCACGGGCCTCCAGGCCGCGTTCCGTCAGCACTACGTGACCGACGGCCGCATCCGGAGCGACTGCACCACCGTCTACGCGCTCGCGATCGTGTTCGGCATCCTCGACGAGGACGACGAGCGCCGTGCGGGCGACCGCCTGGCGGAGCTGGCCGAGCAGTCCGGGTACCGGATCTCGACGGGCTTCGCGGGCACGCCGTTCATCACCGACGCGCTGACGCAGACCGGCCACCTCGACGACGCGTACCGGCTGCTGCTGCAGACGGAGTGCCCGTCGTGGCTGTACCCGGTGACGATGGGTGCGACGACGGTCTGGGAGCGTTGGGACTCGATGCTGCCGGACGGCACCATCAACCCGGGTGAGATGACCTCGTTCAACCACTACGCACTCGGTGCCGTGGCGGACTGGATGCACCGGGTGGTCGGCGGTCTGTCGGCGCTCGAACCGGGGTACGCCTCCGTGCTCATCGCGCCGCAGCCGGGCGGCGGCCTGACGTGGGCGTCGACGTCGCTCGACTCCGTGCACGGGCACATCGCGGTGCGGTGGGAGCTCGTCGACGGCGAGCTGCTCGTCCGTGCACAGGTGCCCGAGGGGGTCACCGCGGTGGTGCGCCTGCCGGGTGTTGCGGAGCAGCGGCTCGGCGCCGGCTCGCACGAGCTACGCGCGCCGGCTGCGGTGCCGGCCGCGTAG
- a CDS encoding ABC transporter substrate-binding protein, whose translation MSARSLTTRTLTTRAVVKRLVAIGGATVLIGGLAACSSGGSADEGGGKVQITYQADNSPATAATAKPLIEAFEKANPDITVKFDTRPQGTDGDNLVKTQLSTGEMADVFNYNSGSLMQALNPDNTLVDLSDESWTKDVDEQFTKVVSTDKGVYGAPFGTSFGGGVMYNKKVYADLGLSVPTTWDEFISNSEKIKDAGKVAPIIQTYGDTWTSQLFVLGDFANITAQDKDWADNYTANKESYAKDPALAGFDHLAEGKDKDLYNEDYASATQANGLKMLADGTGAQYPMLTNAISTLQQDSPDAVEDIGAFALPAEDADDTNLTIWEPNGLYIPKTTEGDELAAAKKFIAFANSADGCKVQNDTGTPGGPYVISTCSLPDDVPPMIDDLQKYLDDGKASPALEFLSPIKGPNLEKICVQVGSGITNAAKGADQYDDDVVQQAQQLGIKGW comes from the coding sequence ATGTCAGCTCGTTCCCTGACCACGAGGACGCTCACCACGCGCGCCGTCGTCAAACGACTCGTCGCCATCGGCGGCGCCACGGTCCTGATCGGCGGGCTCGCAGCGTGTTCGTCCGGCGGTTCCGCCGACGAAGGCGGCGGCAAGGTGCAGATCACCTACCAGGCCGACAACTCGCCCGCGACCGCAGCCACCGCGAAGCCGCTCATCGAGGCGTTCGAGAAGGCAAACCCCGACATCACGGTCAAGTTCGACACCCGCCCGCAGGGCACCGACGGCGACAACCTGGTGAAGACCCAGCTGTCGACCGGCGAGATGGCCGACGTCTTCAACTACAACTCCGGTTCGCTCATGCAGGCCCTCAACCCGGACAACACCCTGGTGGACCTGTCCGACGAGAGCTGGACGAAGGACGTCGACGAGCAGTTCACCAAGGTCGTCAGCACCGACAAGGGCGTCTACGGCGCTCCCTTCGGCACGAGCTTCGGCGGCGGCGTCATGTACAACAAGAAGGTCTACGCGGACCTCGGGCTCAGCGTCCCCACCACGTGGGACGAGTTCATCAGCAACAGCGAGAAGATCAAGGACGCCGGCAAGGTCGCCCCGATCATCCAGACGTACGGCGACACCTGGACCAGCCAGCTGTTCGTGCTCGGCGACTTCGCCAACATCACGGCGCAGGACAAGGACTGGGCGGACAACTACACCGCGAACAAGGAGTCCTACGCCAAGGACCCCGCACTCGCCGGCTTCGACCACCTCGCCGAGGGCAAGGACAAGGACCTCTACAACGAGGACTACGCCTCGGCCACGCAGGCGAACGGCCTGAAGATGCTCGCCGACGGCACCGGGGCGCAGTACCCGATGCTGACGAACGCGATCTCGACGCTGCAGCAGGACAGCCCCGACGCGGTCGAGGACATCGGAGCGTTCGCGCTGCCGGCCGAGGACGCCGACGACACGAACCTGACCATCTGGGAGCCGAACGGCCTGTACATCCCGAAGACCACCGAGGGTGACGAGCTCGCCGCCGCGAAGAAGTTCATCGCCTTCGCGAACTCGGCCGACGGCTGCAAGGTGCAGAACGACACCGGAACCCCCGGTGGCCCGTACGTCATCTCGACCTGCTCGCTGCCCGACGACGTGCCCCCGATGATCGACGACCTGCAGAAGTACCTGGACGACGGCAAGGCGAGCCCGGCGCTCGAGTTCCTGTCCCCGATCAAGGGCCCGAACCTCGAGAAGATCTGCGTGCAGGTCGGCTCCGGCATCACCAACGCGGCCAAGGGTGCTGACCAGTACGACGACGACGTCGTCCAGCAGGCACAGCAGCTCGGCATCAAGGGCTGGTGA
- a CDS encoding bifunctional aldolase/short-chain dehydrogenase: MAHTLEARVDPATHGTDADTTISALIARSNALGSDPRITNYAGGNTSAKGTDTDPVTGEPVELLWVKGSGGDLGTLTPAGLAVLRVDRVRALQDVYPGVEREDEMVAAFDYTLHGKGGAAPSIDTAMHALVDAAHVDHLHPDAGIAIATAADGPALTSTIFGDTVVWVPWRRPGFQLGLDIAAIKRDNPQAIGTILGGHGITAWGETSEEAEANSRWIIDTAEQYIAEHGKADPFGGSRAGFEALPTDERHARAAALAPTIRGIAGHDKPVVGHFTDSDVVLDFLASSRAEELAALGTSCPDHFLRTKVKPLILDLPATASVDEQTARLHELHEQYRADYQAYYDRHANPGSPAIRGADPLIVLVPGVGMFSYGKDAQTARVAGEFYVNAINVMRGAESLSTYDPIDEAEKFRIEYWALEEAKLQRMPAPKKLATRIALVTGAASGIGKAIAKRLAAEGAAVVIADLDLAKAQDAAAEIGNTDRAIGVAANVTSAADIEQAIQQTLLHFGGLDLVVNNAGLSLSKSLLETTEQDWDLQHDVMAKGSFLVSKAAAKVLIEQGLGGDIVYISSKNSVFAGPNNIAYSATKADQAHQVRLLAAELGEHGVRVNGINPDGVVRGSGIFASGWGANRAKTYGIEEQDLGAFYAQRTILKREVVPENVANAVYAICTDDFSHTTGLHVPVDAGVAAAFLR, translated from the coding sequence ATGGCACACACACTGGAGGCTCGGGTGGACCCCGCAACGCACGGCACCGACGCAGACACCACGATCAGTGCGCTCATCGCGCGCTCGAACGCGCTCGGCTCGGATCCGCGGATCACGAACTACGCCGGCGGGAACACCTCGGCGAAGGGCACCGACACCGACCCGGTCACGGGCGAGCCGGTGGAGCTGCTCTGGGTGAAGGGCTCCGGGGGCGACCTCGGCACCCTCACGCCGGCGGGCCTCGCAGTCCTGCGCGTCGACCGCGTCCGTGCACTCCAGGACGTCTACCCGGGGGTGGAGCGCGAGGACGAGATGGTCGCCGCGTTCGACTACACGCTGCACGGCAAGGGCGGTGCCGCCCCGTCCATCGACACGGCGATGCACGCCCTGGTCGACGCCGCGCACGTCGACCACCTGCACCCGGACGCCGGCATCGCCATCGCCACGGCGGCGGACGGACCGGCCCTGACGTCGACGATCTTCGGCGACACGGTGGTGTGGGTGCCGTGGCGCCGACCCGGGTTCCAGCTCGGGCTCGACATCGCCGCGATCAAGCGGGACAACCCCCAGGCGATCGGCACGATCCTCGGCGGCCACGGCATCACGGCGTGGGGCGAGACGAGCGAGGAGGCCGAGGCGAACTCGCGCTGGATCATCGACACCGCCGAGCAGTACATCGCGGAGCACGGGAAGGCCGACCCGTTCGGCGGGTCCCGGGCAGGCTTCGAGGCGCTGCCGACCGACGAACGCCACGCACGCGCCGCCGCCCTCGCCCCGACGATCCGCGGCATCGCCGGGCACGACAAGCCGGTGGTGGGGCACTTCACCGACAGCGACGTCGTGCTCGACTTCCTGGCGTCGTCGCGCGCCGAGGAGCTCGCCGCGCTCGGCACGAGCTGCCCCGACCACTTCCTGCGCACCAAGGTCAAGCCCCTCATCCTCGACCTACCCGCAACCGCGAGCGTCGACGAGCAGACCGCCCGCCTGCACGAACTCCACGAGCAGTACCGCGCGGACTACCAGGCCTACTACGACCGCCACGCGAACCCGGGCTCCCCCGCGATCCGCGGCGCCGACCCGCTCATCGTGCTGGTGCCCGGCGTCGGGATGTTCTCGTACGGCAAGGACGCCCAGACCGCCCGCGTCGCCGGGGAGTTCTACGTCAACGCGATCAACGTCATGCGCGGCGCCGAGTCGTTGAGCACCTACGACCCCATCGACGAGGCCGAGAAGTTCCGCATCGAGTACTGGGCCCTCGAAGAGGCGAAGCTGCAGCGGATGCCGGCCCCCAAGAAGCTCGCCACCCGCATCGCCCTGGTCACCGGAGCCGCGAGCGGCATCGGCAAGGCGATCGCGAAGCGCCTGGCCGCCGAGGGTGCCGCGGTCGTCATCGCCGACCTCGACCTGGCGAAGGCGCAAGACGCTGCCGCGGAGATCGGGAACACGGACAGGGCCATCGGCGTCGCGGCGAACGTGACCTCGGCAGCGGACATCGAGCAGGCGATCCAGCAGACCCTCCTGCACTTCGGCGGCCTCGACCTCGTCGTGAACAACGCCGGACTCTCCCTCAGCAAGAGCCTGCTCGAGACCACCGAACAGGACTGGGACCTGCAGCACGACGTCATGGCGAAGGGATCGTTCCTGGTGTCCAAGGCGGCGGCGAAGGTCCTCATCGAGCAGGGCCTCGGCGGCGACATCGTGTACATCTCGTCGAAGAACTCGGTGTTCGCCGGTCCGAACAACATCGCCTACTCGGCGACCAAGGCCGACCAGGCACACCAGGTCCGGTTGTTGGCGGCGGAGCTCGGTGAGCACGGCGTCCGCGTCAACGGGATCAACCCCGACGGCGTCGTCCGCGGCTCGGGGATCTTCGCGAGCGGCTGGGGTGCGAACCGCGCGAAGACCTACGGCATCGAGGAACAGGACCTCGGCGCGTTCTACGCCCAGCGCACGATCCTCAAGCGCGAGGTCGTGCCCGAGAACGTCGCCAATGCCGTCTACGCCATCTGCACCGACGACTTCTCGCACACGACCGGGTTGCACGTGCCCGTCGACGCGGGTGTCGCCGCCGCGTTCCTGCGCTGA
- a CDS encoding rhamnulokinase family protein yields MSTSGTVAAVDLGATSGRVILGHVDTDGVRMEHVARFPNGPVTLHEQDREALHWDVVELHRQVTDGLRQAFATHPAIVSIGIDSWAVDYGLLRDGRLLGLPYHYRDERHEGGVDRVHRRMDAAELYARNGLQHLPFNTVFQFAADPSLQLAQRALLVPDLLGYWLTGVEAAERTNASTTGVLNATTRGWDPALRAAAGLPAGLLPTLRDPGDRLGPLLLSVADAVGGQAPVTLVGSHDTASAVVAVPATEPDFAYISSGTWSLVGVELDAPVLSDAARDANCTNEGGVDGRVRFLKNVSGLWLLSESVRTWERDGASLDLEALLASAAAVTAPVPVFDPADESFTAPGDMPARIAAWCGDHGLSAPASRAEFVRSILESLAAAYAETLATISTITGKDVRQVHIVGGGSQNRLLCQLTADRTGLPVLAGPVEATALGNILVQARAARLGGLGGASLEGLRATVARTVEPVRYTPRSSDTSLRQTTSRRRMSV; encoded by the coding sequence ATGTCCACCAGCGGCACCGTCGCCGCCGTCGACCTCGGGGCCACAAGCGGCCGGGTGATCCTCGGGCACGTCGACACCGACGGCGTCCGGATGGAGCACGTCGCCCGGTTCCCGAACGGCCCTGTGACCCTGCACGAGCAGGACCGCGAGGCCCTGCACTGGGACGTCGTCGAGCTCCACCGGCAGGTGACCGACGGCCTCCGTCAGGCGTTCGCCACGCACCCGGCGATCGTCAGCATCGGCATCGACTCGTGGGCGGTCGACTACGGCCTGCTGCGCGACGGTCGGCTGCTCGGGCTGCCGTACCACTACCGCGACGAACGGCACGAGGGCGGCGTCGACCGCGTGCACCGACGGATGGACGCTGCCGAGCTGTACGCCCGGAACGGTCTGCAGCACCTGCCCTTCAACACGGTGTTCCAGTTCGCCGCCGACCCGTCGCTGCAGCTCGCGCAGCGGGCGCTGCTCGTCCCCGACCTGCTCGGCTACTGGCTCACCGGTGTCGAGGCGGCCGAGCGCACGAACGCGTCGACGACCGGGGTCCTGAACGCGACGACCCGCGGGTGGGACCCGGCGTTGCGGGCTGCTGCGGGCCTCCCGGCCGGCCTCCTGCCCACCCTGCGTGACCCGGGCGACCGACTCGGGCCGCTGCTGCTGTCCGTCGCCGACGCCGTCGGCGGGCAGGCGCCCGTCACGCTCGTCGGCTCGCACGACACGGCCTCCGCCGTCGTCGCGGTCCCCGCGACCGAACCGGACTTCGCGTACATCTCCTCCGGCACCTGGTCACTCGTCGGCGTCGAGCTCGACGCACCCGTCCTGTCGGACGCGGCGCGCGACGCGAACTGCACCAACGAGGGCGGGGTCGACGGCCGCGTCCGGTTCCTGAAGAACGTGTCCGGACTGTGGTTGCTGTCCGAGAGCGTCCGCACCTGGGAGCGTGACGGCGCTTCGCTCGACCTGGAGGCCCTGCTCGCCTCCGCCGCGGCCGTCACGGCCCCGGTCCCCGTCTTCGACCCCGCCGACGAGTCGTTCACGGCGCCCGGCGACATGCCCGCTCGCATCGCCGCCTGGTGCGGCGACCACGGGCTGAGCGCGCCCGCGTCGCGGGCCGAGTTCGTGCGGTCGATCCTCGAGTCGCTGGCCGCCGCGTACGCGGAGACACTCGCGACGATCAGCACCATCACGGGCAAAGACGTCCGACAGGTGCACATCGTCGGCGGCGGATCGCAGAACCGGCTGCTCTGCCAGCTGACGGCCGACCGCACCGGGCTGCCCGTCCTGGCCGGGCCCGTCGAGGCGACGGCGCTCGGCAACATCCTGGTGCAGGCGCGGGCCGCTCGCCTCGGCGGACTGGGCGGCGCATCGCTCGAGGGCCTCCGCGCGACCGTCGCCCGTACCGTCGAACCCGTGCGGTACACCCCGCGTTCCTCCGACACTTCCCTCCGCCAAACCACCTCGAGACGTAGGATGTCTGTATGA
- the rhaI gene encoding L-rhamnose isomerase, protein MTSTPTFTGIADQLARQQIELPSWAFGNSGTRFKVFSTPGTPRDPYEKIADAAQVHEYTGLAPTVALHIPWDLVDDFSDLKRHAEEHGVALGTINSNTFQDDDYKFGALTHTDASIRQKAIDHHLRCIDVMDATGSRDLKIWLAEGSNYPGQADMRERQDRLHESLSTIYDRLGADQRLVLEYKFFEPSFYHTDVPDWGTSYVQTAALGDKAMVCLDTGHHAPGTNIEFIVMQLLRLGKLGSFDFNSRFYADDDLIVGAADPFQLFRILVEVIRGGGYDNHDVAFMLDQCHNIEDKIPGQIRSVLNVQEMTARALLLDRVALTAAQEAHDVLGANEVFMDAYQTDVRADLAAWRESRGLPANPMRAYLDSGYQQSIAEDRVGGVQAGWGA, encoded by the coding sequence ATGACATCGACCCCGACCTTCACCGGCATCGCCGACCAGCTCGCACGACAGCAGATCGAGCTGCCCAGCTGGGCCTTCGGCAACTCCGGCACCCGCTTCAAGGTGTTCAGCACGCCCGGCACCCCGCGCGACCCGTACGAGAAGATCGCCGACGCCGCGCAGGTGCACGAGTACACCGGCCTCGCGCCGACCGTGGCACTGCACATCCCGTGGGACCTCGTCGACGACTTCAGCGACCTCAAGCGGCACGCCGAAGAGCACGGGGTCGCGCTCGGGACGATCAACTCGAACACGTTCCAGGACGACGACTACAAGTTCGGTGCCCTCACCCACACCGACGCGAGCATCCGGCAGAAGGCGATCGACCACCACCTGCGCTGCATCGACGTGATGGACGCCACCGGCAGCCGTGACCTGAAGATCTGGCTCGCCGAGGGCTCGAACTACCCCGGCCAGGCCGACATGCGCGAACGCCAGGACCGCCTGCACGAGTCGCTCAGCACGATCTACGACCGCCTCGGTGCCGACCAGCGCCTGGTGCTCGAGTACAAGTTCTTCGAGCCGTCGTTCTACCACACCGACGTTCCGGACTGGGGCACGAGCTACGTGCAGACGGCGGCACTCGGCGACAAGGCGATGGTCTGCCTCGACACCGGCCACCACGCCCCCGGCACGAACATCGAGTTCATCGTGATGCAGCTCCTGCGCCTCGGCAAGCTCGGCAGCTTCGACTTCAACTCGCGGTTCTACGCCGACGACGACCTGATCGTGGGCGCAGCGGACCCGTTCCAGCTGTTCCGCATCCTGGTCGAGGTCATCCGCGGCGGCGGCTACGACAACCACGACGTCGCGTTCATGCTCGACCAGTGCCACAACATCGAGGACAAGATCCCCGGTCAGATCCGCTCCGTGCTCAACGTGCAGGAGATGACGGCCCGGGCACTGCTCCTCGACCGCGTGGCCCTGACCGCAGCGCAGGAGGCCCACGACGTCCTCGGCGCGAACGAGGTCTTCATGGACGCGTACCAGACCGACGTCCGGGCGGACCTCGCCGCGTGGCGCGAATCCCGCGGCCTGCCGGCGAACCCGATGCGCGCGTACCTGGACTCCGGGTACCAGCAGTCGATCGCCGAGGACCGCGTCGGCGGCGTCCAGGCCGGTTGGGGCGCGTAG
- a CDS encoding sugar ABC transporter permease: MTATLTTALEPAKTRAGSGGTGPARKRMRSFYPAWFFIPAIALYVVFFAVPTFAGFYFSLTRWTLFDQTFIGFDNFVRFFQDPQLVSGFVHTFQYGFVTSAAKVVIGLALALLLTSPVLGRGYLRAVVFFPVLVSTIGIGITFKALMDPFHGIINGVLGSVGLPTPGWLTDPALALWSVAAVDVWKGVGIATLIFIAGIVAIPQEYFEAARVDGASAWSIFRNITLPLSRPAMGTVIILSLIGGLRSFDLIWAMTGGGPGFTSDVIASVIYKQYQAGFYGLSTAGNVVLFVVVTAIMVPISWLLNRKEADL; the protein is encoded by the coding sequence GTGACCGCGACACTCACGACGGCACTCGAGCCGGCGAAGACCCGAGCGGGCTCCGGCGGGACCGGTCCCGCGCGCAAGCGGATGCGCTCGTTCTACCCCGCCTGGTTCTTCATCCCCGCGATCGCGCTGTACGTCGTGTTCTTCGCGGTCCCCACCTTCGCCGGGTTCTACTTCTCCCTCACCCGCTGGACGCTGTTCGACCAGACCTTCATCGGTTTCGACAACTTCGTCCGGTTCTTCCAGGACCCGCAGCTCGTCTCCGGGTTCGTGCACACGTTCCAGTACGGCTTCGTGACGAGCGCGGCGAAGGTGGTCATCGGACTCGCCCTCGCCCTGCTCCTCACGTCGCCCGTGCTGGGGCGCGGCTACCTGCGGGCGGTCGTGTTCTTCCCGGTGCTCGTGTCGACGATCGGCATCGGCATCACGTTCAAGGCGCTGATGGACCCGTTCCACGGGATCATCAACGGCGTCCTCGGCTCGGTCGGCCTCCCGACTCCGGGGTGGCTGACCGACCCGGCCCTCGCCCTCTGGAGCGTCGCCGCGGTGGACGTCTGGAAGGGCGTCGGCATCGCGACGCTCATCTTCATCGCCGGCATCGTGGCGATCCCGCAGGAGTACTTCGAGGCCGCACGGGTCGACGGCGCGAGCGCGTGGTCGATCTTCCGGAACATCACCCTGCCACTGTCGCGTCCCGCGATGGGCACCGTCATCATCCTGTCGCTGATCGGCGGGCTGCGGTCCTTCGACCTGATCTGGGCGATGACCGGCGGTGGGCCAGGGTTCACCAGTGACGTCATCGCGAGCGTCATCTACAAGCAGTACCAGGCCGGGTTCTACGGCCTGTCGACCGCCGGCAACGTGGTCCTGTTCGTGGTCGTGACAGCGATCATGGTCCCGATCTCGTGGCTCCTGAACCGCAAGGAGGCGGACCTGTGA